The following are encoded together in the Salvia hispanica cultivar TCC Black 2014 chromosome 6, UniMelb_Shisp_WGS_1.0, whole genome shotgun sequence genome:
- the LOC125192562 gene encoding protein NETWORKED 1A-like, translated as MANLSHSESRRLYSWWWDSHNTPKNSKWLQQNITDMDGKVKCMIKLIEEDADSFARRAEMYYKKRPELMKLVEEFYRAYRALAERYNHATGELRHAHRTIAAAFPDEVPSELVDEGDVDCMLENTQVNSPSDQKESDGAMKKSGLKQLEEMFGSNETSPQDAVVQQSTENQNLKDKILSETETAGSAEIEVCSLKKTLADMEVEKESVLLQYQLCLKKLLEIEGQLRHAQLDSTRLSEKAGRAETEVETLKETLIQLESQKIAEMVKNEEYCEKISHLETMASRMQEDMKVLDTKTFAAESEAQMLKDEVSRLELQKEAAACRYEQYLGKISELENIISTKEDETKMLKKQAEMAEGEVSKLRKAVADLSKEKEGSALQYKHCSETISKLERELSSTKDEVERLNHEVLIGTSKLRTTREKCALLEMSNQALRVEADDLAKEIALKDEVLSSKQEELEKLQSGLHDESTRHAQVEATLEALQNLHSQSQDDQRALASELKEMLRMLDDTEASKRGLEEELKKARDENHSLSQTSLSSAVSMENMQNEILSLKEIRERLEKEVLHHMGISTSLQHDISCLKEEIEHLNKSYQALVEQVEAAGLNPKCLGTSMKSLQDENSRIKEMQEEDSREKEILLKKLESMNEILKKKVAAEKSLSDLNGELEASRDKVKALQESCQLLQGDKATLATEKACLLSQLQVITENMNSLVGQNAVLENSLSAAKVELEGLREKSKGLEEICDLLKNERSYLLSERDSLVLKLENVERRLESLDKKFTQLGEKYADLEKEKEAMHSQVENLKVSLGEEKQERIGSLQLSEMRMAGLETEIHLLREENKWKKKESEEELEKATKAQFEISIFQKFIQDMENKNHSLIIECQKHVEASKLADKVISELESESLEQQVEAQLLLDEIGRLRSSIYQIFMALESSPDCAPEDNGESEQALVHQILGSVEDMKSAISKNEDEKQQLFVENSVLEALLEQLQSKGMEIELQKQHLEQDAEIMAKKLAIVNSEKEELLEMNRQLKSEVSNGYQAAFVLQAALASLCVRQGDLQTAYNALQEAHSRAKQESACLLKKFSDLIEEKRRADQHNDDILLELLANANQSAMLKSFVAEKIVELRSLLEDLNNQHEVNSCLGREMNELGGTLDLQKAENLALKDAVCSLEREIQEIRECNVQMKQEIASSAESLIRTKTKLFDTEMQLEATEKLNSTLFTTVAELKINVHRSQQETEDLKKNEARLSETNSTQMKEIQSLHKVKKNLESELGLLHQEIEENVVREQTLSIELQGMNNEFELWEAEAATFCFDLQVSSVKEVLLKNKVQELTGACQNLEHKNAEKTSEIEQIKQMICLKESEINGLKSQLSAYDPVIASLKDDITLIEHNVLRRSNLKAAQSQETEFLEFAIPNEATSQMPSEDQSLHSLQNLQKRVKVVGKLMEDLNKPVSRRRSNSKSKQGPVMTEVDHPKMQPNFGRDKHERSSKKAYPSELNDSPKLQKTKAKASESRNMMLMKDIPLDQASDNSYNSMRKTGNAGSDDLMLELWETVEDGNRDKTIGESLSISRKPKGRDRVYDQLLPSTDSDMEKELAVDKLELSSRFTEPSQELNDKHILETLASDAEKLECIQVALCDLRRKLEANKKSRKSKNVDFGDVKEQLQEAEDTLVHLVDLNVQLVKNIEDCPPEEMASPRLKETMKTWRVKVMEQAEKGSERISVLELAVQKIQFVLSKVEDEGKGSNRFLRSRAVILRDFINSGRKNSGRRKKGPNCGCFKQSASINRSRY; from the exons ATGGCCAACTTATCTCATTCTGAATCGAGACGATTATATTCGTGGTGGTGGGATAGCCACAACACCCCAAAGAACTCAAAATGGCTCCAGCAAAATATCACAG ATATGGATGGCAAGGTTAAGTGCATGATCAAGCTCATCGAAGAAGATGCAGATTCCTTTGCTAGGCGGGCTGAAATGTACTACAAGAAACGCCCTGAGTTGATGAAACTGGTCGAGGAGTTCTACCGTGCCTACCGTGCATTAGCTGAAAGATATAACCATGCAACGGGGGAGCTCCGCCATGCTCATCGAACAATAGCAGCAGCGTTTCCTGATGAAGTTCCTTCTGAACTCGTTGATGAGGGCGATGTGGATTGCATGCTTGAGAACACTCAGGTGAATTCTCCGTCTGATCAGAAGGAATCCGATGGAGCTATGAAAAAGAGCGGATTAAAGCAATTAGAAGAGATGTTTGGATCCAATGAAACATCGCCTCAAGATGCTGTAGTGCAGCAGTCAACTGAGAATCAGAATCTCAAAGATAAGATTCTTAGTGAGACTGAGACAGCAGGAAGCGCGGAAATTGAAGTTTGCAGTTTGAAGAAAACGCTTGCTGATATGGAAGTCGAAAAGGAGAGTGTCCTGCTTCAGTATCAACTATGCCTCAAAAAGCTGCTGGAGATAGAGGGGCAGCTGCGTCATGCGCAATTGGATTCAACGAGGCTCAGTGAGAAGGCCGGTAGAGCAGAAACCGAAGTTGAAACTTTGAAGGAAACCCTCATTCAGTTGGAGTCTCAAAAGATTGCCGAAATGGTGAAAAATGAAGAGTATTGTGAGAAGATATCTCATCTCGAGACTATGGCTTCTCGCATGCAAGAAGATATGAAGGTCCTTGACACCAAAACATTTGCAGCGGAGAGTGAAGCACAAATGCTGAAAGATGAAGTGTCGAGATTAGAGCTTCAAAAGGAAGCAGCAGCATGTAGGTACGAGCAGTATCTTGGAAAGATATCGGAGTTGGAGAACATAATCTCTACTAAGGAAGATGAGACAAAGATGCTTAAGAAGCAAGCAGAAATGGCTGAAGGCGAAGTTTCAAAACTGAGAAAGGCCGTTGCTGATCTGAGCAAGGAGAAAGAAGGTTCTGCTCTCCAATACAAGCACTGCTCAGAAACGATATCCAAGCTTGAGAGAGAGTTATCGAGCACAAAAGATGAAGTTGAACGCCTTAACCACGAAGTCTTGATTGGAACTTCGAAGCTCAGGACTACTCGAGAGAAGTGCGCTCTGTTAGAGATGTCTAACCAAGCATTGCGTGTCGAGGCTGATGATCTGGCAAAGGAGATTGCATTGAAAGATGAAGTGCTCTCGAGTAAGCAGGAGGAGCTCGAGAAACTTCAGTCTGGTTTGCATGATGAGAGCACCCGGCATGCACAAGTTGAGGCCACTCTCGAGGCTCTGCAGAATCTGCACTCTCAGTCCCAAGATGATCAGAGAGCTCTTGCCTCGGAGCTCAAAGAGATGCTTCGGATGCTAGATGACACGGAGGCAAGCAAACGTGGTTTGGAGGAGGAGCTTAAGAAGGCTAGGGATGAAAATCATAGTTTAAGTCAAACTTCGCTCTCTTCAGCCGTGTCTATGGAGAATATGCAAAACGAGATCCTTAGTTTGAAGGAGATTAGGGAGAGGCTCGAAAAGGAAGTATTGCACCATATGGGCATAAGCACATCCCTTCAGCATGATATTTCATGTTTGAAAGAAGAAATTGAGCACTTGAACAAGAGCTACCAGGCTTTGGTTGAGCAAGTGGAAGCAGCAGGTCTCAACCCGAAATGCCTTGGGACTTCAATGAAGAGCTTGCAGGATGAGAACTCGAGAATTAAAGAGATGCAAGAAGAGGACAGCAGGGAGAAGGAGATTCTCCTAAAGAAGTTAGAGAGCATGAATGAGATCTTGAAGAAGAAAGTAGCAGCCGAGAAGTCCCTCTCAGACTTGAATGGTGAGCTGGAGGCGTCACGCGATAAGGTGAAGGCACTGCAAGAATCCTGCCAGCTCCTCCAAGGAGATAAGGCCACTCTTGCTACTGAGAAAGCTTGTCTTCTATCTCAGTTGCAAGTGATAACTGAGAACATGAACAGTTTAGTGGGACAAAATGCTGTTCTTGAGAACTCGTTGTCTGCAGCAAAAGTTGAGCTCGAAGGCTTGAGGGAAAAATCAAAGGGACTAGAGGAGATCTGTGATTTGCTCAAAAATGAAAGGTCATATCTTTTGTCTGAAAGGGACAGCTTAGTTCTTAAGTTGGAAAACGTGGAGAGAAGACTTGAAAGCCTAGATAAGAAGTTTACGCAATTGGGagagaaatatgcggacttagagaaggagaaggaagCAATGCATTCTCAAGTGGAAAATCTCAAGGTGTCGTTGGGTGAGGAGAAGCAGGAACGAATAGGTTCGCTGCAACTAAGTGAGATGAGGATGGCTGGACTTGAAACCGAGATCCATCTCCTGCGAGAAGAAAacaaatggaagaagaaagaaTCAGAAGAGGAACTTGAAAAGGCTACAAAAGCACAGTTTGAAATATCAATCTTTCAGAAATTCATTCAAGATATGGAAAACAAGAATCACTCCCTCATCATTGAGTGCCAAAAACACGTTGAGGCGTCTAAATTGGCCGATAAAGTGATTTCAGAGCTCGAGAGTGAAAGCCTTGAGCAGCAGGTGGAAGCTCAGCTCTTGTTGGATGAAATTGGAAGGCTGAGGTCAAGCATATACCAAATTTTCATGGCCCTCGAAAGCAGTCCAGATTGTGCACCCGAGGACAATGGTGAGAGTGAGCAAGCTTTGGTGCATCAGATTCTTGGAAGTGTTGAAGATATGAAATCTGCCATCTCCAAAAATGAAGATGAAAAGCAGCAGCTCTTTGTTGAAAACTCGGTTCTGGAGGCCCTCCTTGAGCAGTTGCAGTCCAAGGGCATGGAGATCGAGCTGCAGAAGCAGCACTTGGAACAGGATGCCGAAATCATGGCCAAGAAACTTGCCATTGTGAACAGTGAAAAGGAAGAACTCTTAGAGATGAACAGACAGTTGAAATCAGAAGTGAGCAATGGTTATCAGGCGGCTTTCGTGCTTCAGGCTGCTCTGGCAAGTCTCTGTGTTCGACAAGGGGATCTGCAAACGGCTTATAATGCATTACAAGAAGCACACTCTCGAGCGAAACAGGAAAGTGCATGTTTGCTAAAGAAGTTCTCTGATCTGATAGAGGAGAAACGTAGAGCGGATCAGCATAACGATGATATACTTTTGGAATTATTGGCAAATGCCAATCAATCTGCCATGTTGAAGAGCTTTGTAGCAGAGAAAATTGTGGAGTTGAGATCGCTACTCGAAGATCTAAACAATCAACATGAGGTGAACAGTTGCCTTGGAAGAGAAATGAATGAGTTAGGGGGAACACTCGACCTACAAAAGGCCGAAAATCTAGCCCTCAAAGACGCCGTTTGCAGCTTGGAGCGTGAGATCCAAGAAATCAGAGAATGCAATGTTCAAATGAAGCAGGAGATAGCAAGTAGTGCAGAGAGCTTAATTCGGACCAAGACAAAGCTTTTTGATACAGAAATGCAGCTTGAAGCTACTGAGAAGCTTAACTCCACGTTATTCACGACAGTAGCTGAGCTGAAGATCAACGTTCATAGGTCGCAGCAGGAAACAGAAGATCTAAAGAAGAACGAGGCCCGTCTCTCCGAAACTAATTCCACACAGATGAAGGAAATTCAGAGCCTTCACAAAGTCAAAAAGAACTTAGAGTCTGAACTTGGTCTACTTCATCAAGAAATCGAAGAGAATGTTGTGAGAGAGCAGACACTTAGCATTGAGCTCCAAGGAATGAACAATGAGTTTGAACTCTGGGAAGCTGAAGCAGCTACTTTTTGTTTTGATCTTCAGGTCTCTTCTGTCAAAGAAGTTCTTTTAAAGAATAAGGTTCAGGAGCTCACTGGGGCATGCCAGAATCTTGAGCATAAAAATGCTGAAAAGACATCGGAGATtgaacaaattaaacaaatgatTTGTCTCAAGGAGAGTGAAATCAACGGACTGAAATCCCAACTTTCAGCATATGATCCTGTCATAGCATCCCTAAAAGATGATATAACACTCATAGAACACAATGTACTACGTCGTTCTAACCTTAAAGCTGCACAGAGTCAAGAGACAGAG TTTCTGGAATTTGCCATTCCTAATGAAGCCACATCTCAGATGCCTTCGGAAGATCAATCCCTTCATAGTTTACAGAATTTGCAGAAGAGAGTTAAGGTAGTCGGAAAGTTGATGGAAGACTTGAACAAACCTGTTTCACGGAGAAGATCCAATTCGAAGAGCAAACAAGGACCAGTGATGACTGAGGTTGACCACCCGAAGATGCAGCCCAACTTTGGTAGAGATAAGCATGAACGCAGCAGCAAGAAAGCATATCCAAGTGAGCTAAATGACTCTCCCAAGTTGCAGAAAACAAAAGCCAAAGCCTCAGAATCCCGAAATATGATGCTAATGAAAGATATTCCTCTTGATCAAGCCTCTGATAACTCATATAACTCCATGAGGAAGACGGGGAATGCTGGCTCTGATGATCTGATGCTTGAGCTGTGGGAGACTGTCGAGGATGGGAACAGAGATAAAACAATTGGGGAATCTCTTAGCATATCGCGCAAACCAAAGGGAAGGGACAGAGTTTATGATCAATTACTACCATCCACTGATTCAGATATGGAGAAAGAGTTGGCTGTGGATAAGCTGGAGCTCTCATCCAGATTCACCGAGCCTAGTCAAGAACTCAACGACAAACACATCCTCGAGACACTTGCCTCTGATGCTGAGAAGCTGGAATGCATCCAGGTGGCACTGTGCGACTTGAGAAGGAAACTTGAGGCGAACAAGAAGAGTCGAAAGAGCAAGAATGTCGATTTTGGAGACGTTAAGGAGCAGTTGCAGGAAGCAGAGGACACATTAGTGCATCTGGTTGATTTGAATGTTCAGCTAGTGAAGAACATAGAAGATTGCCCTCCTGAAGAAATGGCGTCTCCAAGGCTGAAAGAGACGATGAAGACGTGGAGAGTCAAGGTGATGGAGCAAGCTGAAAAGGGGTCCGAGAGGATCAGCGTGCTGGAACTAGCCGTGCAAAAGATTCAGTTCGTGCTGTCGAAGGTTGAGGATGAAGGGAAAGGCAGCAACAGATTCTTGAGGAGCAGAGCTGTGATTTTGAGGGACTTCATTAACAGTGGAAGGAAGAACAGCGGGAGGCGAAAGAAGGGCCCGAACTGTGGGTGTTTCAAGCAATCAGCTAGTATAAACAGAAGCCGTTATTGA